The proteins below come from a single bacterium genomic window:
- a CDS encoding flavoprotein, whose product MDAPADVAAALRGRVVVVGVCGSIAAYKVAAAVRLLVKAGAEVHVVMTPAATRFIGPVTFRALSRHPVITDMWAPDSPWDEPHVTLGQRADCYLIAPATADMLGRLAAGLADDIVCATALATRAPLLVAPAMSAEMAAAPAVEENTARLRTRGVHVIGPERGELASGQEGIGRLSEPEAIVARIAALVGEAGARR is encoded by the coding sequence ATGGACGCTCCGGCTGACGTGGCCGCGGCGCTGCGCGGCCGGGTCGTCGTGGTCGGCGTCTGCGGCAGCATCGCTGCGTACAAGGTGGCGGCCGCCGTCCGGTTGCTCGTCAAGGCCGGCGCCGAGGTGCACGTGGTGATGACGCCGGCCGCCACCCGGTTCATCGGTCCGGTGACGTTTCGCGCACTGTCGCGTCACCCGGTGATCACGGACATGTGGGCGCCGGATTCCCCGTGGGACGAGCCCCACGTGACCTTGGGGCAACGTGCCGACTGTTACCTGATCGCTCCGGCGACCGCCGACATGCTGGGCCGTCTCGCCGCCGGCCTGGCGGACGACATTGTATGTGCGACGGCGCTGGCGACGCGGGCTCCCCTCCTCGTCGCGCCGGCGATGAGCGCCGAGATGGCCGCGGCCCCGGCCGTCGAGGAGAACACCGCCCGCTTGCGCACCCGCGGCGTTCACGTCATCGGCCCGGAGCGCGGTGAGCTTGCGTCCGGCCAGGAGGGGATTGGGCGGCTGTCCGAACCGGAGGCGATCGTCGCGAGAATCGCAGCGCTCGTGGGTGAGGCCGGCGCGCGACGGTGA